Proteins encoded together in one Lagopus muta isolate bLagMut1 chromosome 3, bLagMut1 primary, whole genome shotgun sequence window:
- the SERPINB5 gene encoding serpin B5 — protein MTMDALQLANTAFAVDMFKKLCEKDKTANIVFAPLCTSTSLALAYKATKGDTADQMKKVLHLQDVKDVSFGFQTVTADVSKLTSFFALKMVKRLFVDKSLSPTTDFVNSTKRPFPSELELVEFKEKTEETRQKINKSLSELTDGKMENILNEDSVSDQTQILLVNAAYFVTNWMKKFPEAEIKECPFKVNKTETKPVQMMNLEATFCLGYVKELNVAILELPCLNKHISMLILLPKDIEDETTGLEKLEKALTPETLLQWTNPSIMANTKVNVFLPKFSVEGDYDLKPLLESLGMTNVFDESASDFSEMCETKGVVLSKIIHKVSLEVNEQGGESLEVPGYRILQHKDEFKADHPFIFLFRHNKTRNVILSGRFCSP, from the exons ATGACAATGGATGCTCTGCAACTAGCAAACACTGCCTTTGCTGTTGATATGTTCAAAAAGCTATGCGAGAAGGACAAAACTGCCAATATTGTCTTCGCCCCACTGTGTACCTCCACGTCTTTGGCTCTGGCATATAAAGCTACAAAGGGTGACACTGCAGACCAAATGAAAAAG GTGCTCCATTTACAAGACGTCAAAGATGTTTCTTTTGGGTTTCAAACGGTAACTGCAGATGTTTCCAAACTCACCTCTTTCTTTGCACTGAAAATGGTCAAGCGGCTCTTTGTAGACAAGTCTCTCAGTCCTACCACA GACTTTGTTAACTCCACAAAGAGGCCTTTTCCATCGGAGCTGGAACTAGTGGAgttcaaagaaaaaactgagGAAACACGACAGAAGATCAACAAATCTCTCTCAGAGCTCACTGACG GCAAAATGGAGAACATTTTGAATGAGGATAGTGTAAGTGACCAGACTCAGATCCTCCTAGTTAACGCAGCTTATTTTGTCACAAACTGGATGAAGAAGTTCCCAGAGGCAGAGATCAAAGAATGTCCTTTTAAAGTCAACAAG ACTGAAACTAAGCCAGTGCAAATGATGAATCTGGAAGCTACTTTTTGCCTGGGTTATGTAAAAGAGTTAAATGTTGCAATCCTTGAACTTCCATGCCTTAACAAACATATCAGCATGCTCATTCTGCTCCCCAAAGACATTGAAGATGAGACGACTGGCCTGGAAAAG CTGGAAAAGGCACTCACCCCTGAGACGTTATTACAGTGGACCAATCCCAGCATAATGGCCAACACCAAAGTGAATGTATTTCTTCCAAAGTTCAGTGTGGAAGGTGATTATGACCTGAAGCCACTCCTGGAAAGCCTCGGCATGACGAATGTCTTTGATGAGAGTGCATCAGATTTCTCTGAGATGTGTGAAACCAAAGGTGTGGTTCTGTCGAAGATCATTCATAAAGTCTCTTTGGAAGTAAACGAACAGGGCGGAGAGTCTCTAGAGGTACCAGGATATCGGATTCTGCAACACAAAGATGAATTTAAAGCTGACCATCCGTTTATCTTTTTGTTTAGGCACAACAAAACTCGCAATGTGATTCTTTCAGGCAGATTCTGTTCCCCTTAA